From the Deltaproteobacteria bacterium genome, one window contains:
- a CDS encoding aspartate 1-decarboxylase: MQRVMLKSKIHRATVTDANLDYEGSIEIDAELMELAGILEFEQVHIYNIANGNRFTTYAICGERGSGTISINGAAAHLAGKGDLIIIASYSMLEDHEARNMRPHLVYVDAKNAVKDVSGSMLYRT; encoded by the coding sequence ATGCAGCGTGTAATGCTCAAGAGCAAGATCCACAGGGCCACCGTAACGGACGCCAATCTCGACTACGAGGGGAGCATCGAGATAGACGCGGAGCTGATGGAGCTGGCCGGCATACTTGAATTCGAGCAGGTCCACATATATAATATAGCGAACGGCAACCGCTTCACCACCTACGCCATATGCGGCGAGCGCGGCAGCGGCACCATCTCCATAAACGGGGCGGCCGCCCATCTGGCGGGCAAGGGCGATCTCATAATCATCGCCTCCTATTCGATGCTCGAGGACCACGAGGCCCGCAACATGCGACCCCACCTCGTCTACGTAGACGCCAAGAACGCCGTAAAGGACGTGAGCGGCTCCATGCTTTACAGGACATGA
- a CDS encoding deoxynucleoside kinase codes for MKESRYIAVEGPIGVGTTSLAKLLASELGAATLLEEADANPFLERFYGDIRKYAFQTQIFFLLSRFQQLKELSQQELFDSMVVSDYLFAKDRIFACLNLDEDELTLYEKLYGALDLRTPKPDLVIYLMASSDVLEERIARRAKPYEREIGPDYLERLVDAYNRFFFYYDESPLLTINTTEIDFVGNPSDLSNLVKEIRSMKGGSMHYIPLGSGL; via the coding sequence ATGAAGGAATCGAGGTATATCGCCGTGGAAGGCCCCATAGGGGTGGGGACGACGAGCCTTGCGAAGCTGCTCGCATCCGAGCTCGGCGCCGCCACGCTCCTGGAGGAGGCTGACGCCAACCCCTTTCTCGAAAGGTTCTACGGCGACATACGCAAATACGCGTTCCAGACGCAGATATTCTTTCTGCTCAGCCGCTTTCAGCAGCTCAAGGAGCTGAGCCAGCAGGAACTCTTCGACTCGATGGTGGTCTCCGACTACCTCTTCGCCAAGGACAGGATATTCGCCTGTCTCAACCTTGACGAAGACGAGTTGACACTCTATGAAAAGCTCTACGGGGCCCTGGACCTCCGGACACCGAAGCCCGACCTGGTCATCTATCTCATGGCCTCGAGCGATGTGCTCGAGGAGAGGATAGCGAGGCGGGCCAAACCCTACGAGCGGGAGATCGGGCCCGATTATCTTGAAAGGCTCGTCGATGCCTACAACAGGTTCTTCTTCTACTATGACGAGTCGCCGCTTCTGACCATAAATACGACGGAGATAGACTTCGTCGGGAACCCGTCGGACCTGTCCAACCTGGTGAAGGAGATAAGGTCCATGAAGGGCGGGTCGATGCACTACATACCGCTTGGATCCGGGCTCTGA
- a CDS encoding pantoate--beta-alanine ligase, with protein MKVIESAREMRLFSEEARAGGGEVVLVPTMGCLHEGHAALVRKARSVGDVVVLSIFVNPAQFGPSEDYEAYPRTMEHDLAVAEAEGVDVVFTPPVEQMYPPGFSTYVVVEGITAGLCGASRPGHFRGVATVVTMLFNIVRPVRAVFGLKDYQQQLVVKRLVSDLHMDIGIVTVETVREPDGLAMSSRNRYLDGRERRAARAVPRSLEAARRAFRQGERSAAAILAEMRKVMDEAPLVEVEYLKICDPHTLEELDHIEGGALAAVAVRVGPARLIDNLMLG; from the coding sequence GTGAAGGTAATCGAGTCGGCGCGGGAGATGCGCCTGTTCTCGGAGGAGGCAAGGGCCGGCGGCGGAGAGGTCGTGCTCGTTCCCACCATGGGGTGTCTCCACGAGGGACACGCGGCGCTTGTGAGGAAGGCGCGCTCGGTGGGGGACGTGGTCGTGCTGAGCATATTCGTCAACCCGGCCCAGTTCGGCCCCTCCGAGGACTACGAGGCCTATCCCCGCACCATGGAGCACGACCTCGCCGTGGCGGAGGCTGAAGGAGTGGACGTGGTCTTCACACCGCCCGTAGAGCAGATGTATCCGCCCGGGTTTTCCACCTACGTCGTCGTCGAGGGGATAACCGCGGGGCTCTGCGGCGCTTCCAGGCCGGGCCATTTCCGCGGCGTGGCCACGGTGGTGACCATGCTCTTCAACATAGTGAGGCCCGTCCGCGCCGTCTTCGGTCTCAAGGACTACCAGCAGCAGCTCGTCGTAAAGCGGCTCGTCTCGGACCTCCACATGGATATCGGGATAGTCACGGTCGAGACGGTGCGCGAGCCCGACGGGCTCGCCATGAGCTCGCGCAACCGCTATCTCGACGGCCGGGAGCGCCGCGCCGCCCGCGCCGTTCCCCGAAGCCTCGAGGCGGCCCGCCGGGCCTTCCGGCAGGGAGAGAGGTCGGCGGCGGCCATTCTCGCCGAGATGAGAAAGGTCATGGACGAGGCCCCCCTTGTGGAGGTAGAGTACCTGAAGATCTGCGACCCCCATACCCTCGAAGAACTCGATCACATAGAGGGCGGGGCGCTTGCGGCCGTGGCCGTCAGGGTGGGCCCGGCGCGGCTCATAGACAACCTCATGCTGGGCTGA
- the panB gene encoding 3-methyl-2-oxobutanoate hydroxymethyltransferase produces the protein MDKVRVPHLALMKERGEKIAVLTAYGFAVARLLDEAGVPVILVGDSAGMVEAGWDTTLPVTLDEMVYHTRSVSRAARRALVVADMPFMSYQVSIEQARRSAGRLVKEGGAEAVKIEGGGNAALAIRAVADTDIPVMGHVGLTPQSIHRMGGFRVQGVEEAAAERVLDDARAVEEAGAFAVVVEGVPRELGRRITAALSIPTIGIGAGPDCDGQVLVVNDMLGLHPPGLRPPRFVKRYAELGAAVVDAARRYMEEVADGSFPSDEHCYRAAKAAGPE, from the coding sequence ATGGACAAGGTAAGGGTACCGCATCTTGCGCTCATGAAGGAGCGGGGCGAGAAGATCGCCGTGCTCACGGCCTACGGTTTCGCCGTCGCCCGTCTCCTCGACGAGGCGGGGGTGCCGGTCATACTGGTGGGCGATTCGGCGGGCATGGTGGAGGCCGGGTGGGATACGACCCTGCCGGTGACGCTCGACGAGATGGTCTACCACACGCGCTCGGTGAGCCGGGCGGCGCGAAGGGCGCTGGTGGTGGCCGACATGCCCTTCATGTCCTACCAGGTGAGCATCGAGCAGGCGCGCCGCAGCGCCGGCCGTCTGGTGAAGGAGGGCGGGGCCGAGGCCGTCAAGATCGAGGGCGGCGGCAACGCCGCCCTCGCCATCCGCGCCGTGGCCGACACGGACATACCGGTCATGGGGCACGTGGGACTCACGCCCCAGTCGATCCACCGCATGGGCGGGTTCAGGGTCCAGGGCGTCGAGGAGGCAGCGGCCGAAAGGGTCCTCGACGACGCCAGGGCCGTCGAGGAGGCCGGGGCCTTCGCCGTCGTCGTCGAGGGCGTGCCCAGGGAGCTGGGCCGCCGGATAACGGCCGCGCTCTCCATCCCGACAATAGGCATAGGCGCGGGCCCCGACTGCGACGGACAGGTGCTCGTGGTGAACGACATGCTCGGCCTCCATCCGCCGGGCCTGCGCCCGCCGCGCTTCGTCAAGCGCTACGCCGAGCTGGGCGCGGCCGTCGTCGACGCGGCGCGGCGCTACATGGAAGAGGTGGCCGATGGAAGCTTCCCCTCGGACGAGCACTGCTACCGGGCGGCAAAGGCTGCGGGGCCGGAGTGA